ATTCCAAGGAATATGGCACGTGCACCCGACCGGGCCGACATGCCGGAAGAGGCCCGTCGAAGGGAGAAGAAGAGTATGAATCTGCGGTACGGATTGCTTGCAGGGTCTTTATTGACTGCCGCGGTTACCCTGGGCTCCGTGCTGGTCTCCGCTCCGGTATTCGCCCAGCCTGTCCAGGGCCTGTATATCAGCGGTGCGGGCGGCGCGAGCTTCAACCAGGGCCAGGTCATACGCCATTCTTCCGCGCGTGATGAATTCAGGACAGGTGGCACGGGCATCGGCAGCGTCGGCTGGGGGCTGGGCAACGGCTTCCGTGTCGAGGTTGAAGGATTCTACCGCAACAATGACCTGAAAACCGTAGGCGGCAACGCCGCCTACCACGCCCATGCCGATGGCCGGCAGCAGGAATCGGGCATCATGGCCAATGCCCTGTTCGACATGGATATCGGCAAGAGCTGGCTTTTCCCGTATTTCGGCGCGGGCATCGGCTATGGCTGGCAGAACATGAACACCACCATGACCGGCAACGTGAATGGCCAGGGCTACAGCCAGCATGTCGGGGGCACGTTCGGCAACTTCGCCTATCAGGGTATTTTCGGCCTGTCCTTCCCCATGCCGTTTGCGGTCGGCCTGTCCGCCACGGCGGAATACCGGTTCTGGACCATGCTTGGCCCGCAGTCCCACCATTCCATTGTCAGTGGCAGCAGTGGCGCGCTGACCGCCATGAACAGTGACTACGGCTTCCGTAACGGCAACCGTGACAGCCGGACCGATTTCAATCACTCGCTCATGCTTGGCCTGCGCTACGAGTTCAATCCCGCGCCGCCGCCGCCGCCACCGCCCTCCACCATTGCCGCCCCCGCACCGGCGGAGAACCGGACCTATCTCGTGTTCTTCGACTGGGACCGCAGCGACCTGACCGACCGGGCACGCTCCATCGTGGCCGTGGCGGCGCAGGCTTCGACCAACACGCAGACAACCCGCATCGAAGTCAACGGCTATACCGACAACTCCGCGGCCCGTCCCGGCCCGCAGGGGGAACAGTATAACCAGGCGCTCTCCCTCAAGCGCGCGCAGGTCATCAAGGCGGAACTGGTGCGTGACGGCGTGCCCGGGCCGGCCATCGACATCCACGGGTACGGGGACGCGAATCCCCTGGTCCAGACCGTAGCCAACACGCGGGAAGCCCAGAACCGCCGCGTCGAGATCATCCTGCACTGATACCCCGTTTATGGGGCCGGAGCATGAAAAAAAGCGGCGCCGTAAGGCAGCCGCTTTTTTTCATGTCCATGACACCTGTTGAAATGATCCCCGAAAGCCGTCCATGACCTGCAGGGAGGTTTCCGCTGGGGCTTTTTTTTCAGAACGCCTGAGGGAACACTGCCTTTTGGAAAAAAGGCGGCATCCAGAAACCTTTGTCATTCATCCGTCAGTTATTTTTCAACAGTCTCT
This portion of the Komagataeibacter sp. FNDCF1 genome encodes:
- a CDS encoding OmpA family protein translates to MNLRYGLLAGSLLTAAVTLGSVLVSAPVFAQPVQGLYISGAGGASFNQGQVIRHSSARDEFRTGGTGIGSVGWGLGNGFRVEVEGFYRNNDLKTVGGNAAYHAHADGRQQESGIMANALFDMDIGKSWLFPYFGAGIGYGWQNMNTTMTGNVNGQGYSQHVGGTFGNFAYQGIFGLSFPMPFAVGLSATAEYRFWTMLGPQSHHSIVSGSSGALTAMNSDYGFRNGNRDSRTDFNHSLMLGLRYEFNPAPPPPPPPSTIAAPAPAENRTYLVFFDWDRSDLTDRARSIVAVAAQASTNTQTTRIEVNGYTDNSAARPGPQGEQYNQALSLKRAQVIKAELVRDGVPGPAIDIHGYGDANPLVQTVANTREAQNRRVEIILH